The window TCGTGCTGCTGGCCACGCCGCGCCAGCGCCCGCTGCTGCAGGCGATCGACATCCTGCTGCGCCACGTACCGATCCGCATCGCCGGTGACATCCAGCAGCGCTGGCTCGGCTCGGCCAGCCATTTCCGCGTCGCCCAGCAAGTGAACCTGTCCCCGGAAGAAGCCGCCTGGATCCGCGCCCACCCGCGCGTGCGCTTCGGCGCGGCCCGGTTCCTCGCTCCGTTCTCCTTCCTCGACCATCGCGATGCGAGCCCCACCGGCCTGTCGATGGACCTGCTGGCCGTGATCACCGCCCGCACCGGCCTGCAATTCGAACCGGTGCTCCTCGACAACGACGCCGACGGCTTCGCTGCCTTGGGCTCGGGCCGCATCGATCTGCTGCTGTCCGTGACCGCGACGGAGGAGCGGCGCCAGCACATGCTGTTCTCGACGCCTTACATGGAGTCGCTGTGGGTCATCACCACGCACGCCGATGAGCAGGGCATCCGGCAGGCCACCGACCTGGCCGGGCGGCGCGTCGGCGTACCCGGCAACACCCTCGGCACGCGCGGCTTGCTGCCCGATGGCGTGGCCGGGCGAGCCGCCAGCATCGCGGTGGCGCCTGACATGCTGGTCCTGTTCCGCTGGCTGCAGGAGCACAAGGTCGATGCCATCATCACCAACCTGACGAGTGCGAACTACCTGAACGCCACGCGCTTCGACGGGCAGTTCGCGGTGGCGGCAACCACCAGCGACTCCCCCTGGCCGATCAGTTTCGCCGCCGATTTCCGCTCCCCTGAACTGATCGGCATCATCGACAAGGTGCTCGACAGCGTCCCGCCGGAGGAGCTCGACGCCATCCGGCGCGACTGGAACGGCGCTCGCGTGGCAATCCCGCGCTACGGGCTGTCGGACCGCCAGACGCAAGGCCTGCTGCTGGGGCTGGCGGTGTCGCTGGGGCTGTTGTGCGCCGGCGGACTCTACCTCGGCTGGTCCTACTACACGCGGCGCCAGCAGGCCTTGCGGCTGCGCGACCAGCTGGAATTCCAGCGCACGCTGATCAACGGGCTGCCGTTCGCCGTCTTCGTGCGCGACGCACACGGCCGCCTGGCCAGCTGCAATCCGCACTACGCCGCCGCCTACGGCGACACGGCGGCCGCCCTGCTGGAGCGCGGGCGCGCGGACGATTGGGAGCGCGCGGGCAGCGGCGGCGCGCTCGATGCGCGCCTCGCCGCGCTGGCCCGCAGTGTCCGCGCCCAGCGCCGCGCCTGCATGACAGATTGCCACCTCGAGCACCGGGGCCAGGACGTCGACCTCTTTATCTGGCTGCTGCCGCTCTATGGCGCCGACCGCCGCTTCGACGGCGTGCTGGGCGGCTGGCTGGACATCACGGAACGCAAGCGCACCGAGCGTGAACTGCAGCAGGCCAAGCAGGCGGCCGATACCGCCAACCGAGCCAAGAGCACCTTCCTGGCCACCATCAGCCACGAGATCCGTACGCCGATGCACGCCATCCTGGGTACGCTCGAACTCGAGATCCGCTCGCGCAGACGGCCGGACAAGCACAGCCTGGTGGCGGTACAGCAGGCCGCCCAGTCGTTGCTGACCTTGATCAACGATATCCTCGACTACGCCAAGATCGAGGCCGGACAGCTGAGCCTGGACCCGCAGCCGGCCGATCCGCGCGAGGAGCTGGAGCGGCTGCTGTTGATCTACCGGCCGCTGGCGCACGAGAAGGGGCTGCAGTTCAAAGCCCACCTCGACGAAACGCTGCCGCCCGCGATCCGCATCGATGCCCTGCGCGTACGCCAGATCGTCGGCAACCTGCTCAGCAATGCCCTGAAGTTCACGCAGCACGGCCTCGTGGCCCTGGAGGTGCGATGGCAAGGCGGGCGTCCGGACGGCGGTACTCTGCATATCGCGGTGCGGGACACCGGAGCGGGCATCCGCGCGGACCAGCAGGCCTCGCTCTTCCTGCCCTTCCGCCAGGCCGGGCGCGACACCGGCAGCCGCTTCGGCGGCACCGGGCTGGGACTCTGGATCTGCCGCCAGTTGCTGGCGCAGATGCAGGGGCGCATCTGGCTGCGCAGCGAGTTCGGCCTGGGCACCGAGTTCTTCGTCGAGATCCCGGCCTCGCTGGCCGACCTGCCCTCTTCCGCAACCGGCCATGCGCCGCCGCCGGAGCCGCTGGCGACACCTGCCGGACTGCGCGCGCTGGTGGTCGACGACCATCCCGCCAACCGACAGCTGCTGGTGCGCCAGCTCGGCTTCCTCGGGGTGGTGACGGTCCATACGGCGGCCGATGGGCGGGAAGCCCTGGAGATCCTGGCACACCACGAGACCGACCTGGTCATCACCGACTGCAATATGGCCGGCATGGACGGCTACGCGCTCGCGCGAAGCATCCGTGCCGATGCGCGCC of the Cupriavidus malaysiensis genome contains:
- a CDS encoding response regulator, which gives rise to MRSPPSWPRFARYAATWLWLACCACGGWCAPATTPALKLTSSIGADAALRLPPALQGSPILRAYRTVRVGYVRHTFVPIYLNRADKLFEGVLADYLAALAAMSGLRFEITGFDTGAQARQALEAGAIDLLAGTADEAGDTLSATSAYFTHRLAEVRRTGPARPTATQVIAIARDSVDRDSLARHYREARIEVFPTQLLALEAVAFGRADLFIGVATGANYLIDQLQLLQLAITNFAPFSGAPFVLLATPRQRPLLQAIDILLRHVPIRIAGDIQQRWLGSASHFRVAQQVNLSPEEAAWIRAHPRVRFGAARFLAPFSFLDHRDASPTGLSMDLLAVITARTGLQFEPVLLDNDADGFAALGSGRIDLLLSVTATEERRQHMLFSTPYMESLWVITTHADEQGIRQATDLAGRRVGVPGNTLGTRGLLPDGVAGRAASIAVAPDMLVLFRWLQEHKVDAIITNLTSANYLNATRFDGQFAVAATTSDSPWPISFAADFRSPELIGIIDKVLDSVPPEELDAIRRDWNGARVAIPRYGLSDRQTQGLLLGLAVSLGLLCAGGLYLGWSYYTRRQQALRLRDQLEFQRTLINGLPFAVFVRDAHGRLASCNPHYAAAYGDTAAALLERGRADDWERAGSGGALDARLAALARSVRAQRRACMTDCHLEHRGQDVDLFIWLLPLYGADRRFDGVLGGWLDITERKRTERELQQAKQAADTANRAKSTFLATISHEIRTPMHAILGTLELEIRSRRRPDKHSLVAVQQAAQSLLTLINDILDYAKIEAGQLSLDPQPADPREELERLLLIYRPLAHEKGLQFKAHLDETLPPAIRIDALRVRQIVGNLLSNALKFTQHGLVALEVRWQGGRPDGGTLHIAVRDTGAGIRADQQASLFLPFRQAGRDTGSRFGGTGLGLWICRQLLAQMQGRIWLRSEFGLGTEFFVEIPASLADLPSSATGHAPPPEPLATPAGLRALVVDDHPANRQLLVRQLGFLGVVTVHTAADGREALEILAHHETDLVITDCNMAGMDGYALARSIRADARLRHLFVIGCTADARPEVARQAQEAGMDRCLVKPAGLDALRALLQQARPGSPLAGTARTSTSTSTSTSTSTGTAPPGSTARTRRSGTREGHAQRAAQRVGEIFTDGPEAAAFLHLLQSTSHQYLGEIEQAMAAGALSKAASDAHKLKGGAAVIGFEPVLLACAEFEQAVSHRVPQETPERTLQPLRVACAHMDRLLAALIRYAESGRAGRTGPADGEGAAGRPAVSRTG